One Streptosporangium sp. NBC_01495 DNA window includes the following coding sequences:
- the folK gene encoding 2-amino-4-hydroxy-6-hydroxymethyldihydropteridine diphosphokinase: MRVVLALGSNLGDRFDTLRGALDTLFEKPELTFVAVSPVYETDPVGGPEQGAYLNAVVIAESALEPRELLDRAQGVENAFGRVRVERWGARTLDVDLITVGDVVMDDPDLTLPHPRAHERAFVLVPWVRADPEAVLSGRRVADLLAGLDQGYVRPRPDLTLQRPA; the protein is encoded by the coding sequence ATGAGGGTGGTCCTGGCGCTCGGCAGCAATCTGGGCGACCGGTTCGACACCCTGCGGGGCGCGCTCGACACCCTCTTCGAGAAGCCGGAACTCACGTTCGTCGCGGTGTCGCCGGTCTACGAGACCGATCCGGTCGGCGGCCCCGAGCAGGGCGCCTATCTCAACGCGGTGGTGATCGCCGAGAGCGCGCTGGAACCCCGGGAGCTCCTCGATCGTGCTCAAGGTGTGGAGAACGCCTTCGGCAGGGTCCGGGTGGAGCGCTGGGGAGCGCGCACGCTGGACGTCGACCTGATCACCGTGGGGGATGTCGTCATGGACGACCCCGACCTCACCCTGCCGCACCCCAGGGCGCACGAGCGCGCGTTCGTGCTGGTCCCCTGGGTGCGGGCCGACCCCGAGGCCGTCCTCTCCGGGCGTCGGGTGGCCGACCTGCTGGCCGGTCTCGACCAGGGCTACGTACGGCCGCGCCCCGACCTGACCCTCCAGAGGCCCGCGTGA
- the folB gene encoding dihydroneopterin aldolase has protein sequence MEAPGSSGDAAYGPPPGTADRISLKGLRVRGRHGVLAAERELGQEFVVDVTLFLDTAPAAAGDDLTRTVHYGELAEELAGVVGGEPVDLIETLAQRLADVCLARELVQVAEVSVHKPAAPIPLPFDDVIVTITRRRA, from the coding sequence CTGGAGGCCCCGGGCTCGTCCGGGGACGCGGCGTACGGCCCGCCACCGGGCACGGCCGACCGGATCAGCCTGAAGGGGCTGCGGGTGCGCGGGCGGCACGGCGTGCTGGCGGCGGAGCGGGAGCTCGGCCAGGAGTTCGTCGTCGACGTCACCCTGTTCCTCGACACGGCGCCGGCGGCGGCCGGGGACGACCTCACCAGGACCGTTCACTACGGCGAGCTCGCCGAGGAGCTGGCGGGGGTCGTGGGGGGCGAGCCGGTCGACCTGATCGAGACCCTGGCCCAGCGCCTGGCCGACGTCTGCCTGGCCCGCGAGCTCGTCCAGGTGGCGGAGGTGAGCGTGCACAAGCCCGCCGCGCCGATCCCGCTGCCGTTCGACGACGTGATCGTGACGATCACCCGGCGTCGGGCATGA
- a CDS encoding nuclear transport factor 2 family protein, producing the protein MSVDTTAVETVNQAFYTAIEDADLDRMTEIWAEDIEGEQVSCVHPGWPIVNGRQEVLRSWALIMANTPYIQFVLTDVRVMVLGDVAILTCEENILTAGDEGDSSFAAGKVVASNTFVRTSAGWRLWLHHGSPVLQGDDEDEEEETA; encoded by the coding sequence ATGAGCGTCGACACCACCGCCGTCGAGACGGTCAATCAGGCGTTCTACACCGCCATCGAGGACGCCGACCTCGACCGGATGACCGAGATCTGGGCCGAGGACATCGAGGGCGAGCAGGTGAGCTGCGTCCACCCCGGCTGGCCGATCGTGAACGGCCGGCAGGAGGTGCTGCGCTCGTGGGCGCTCATCATGGCCAACACGCCCTACATCCAGTTCGTGCTGACCGACGTCCGCGTCATGGTCCTGGGCGACGTCGCCATCCTCACCTGCGAGGAGAACATCCTCACCGCGGGCGACGAAGGTGATTCCAGCTTCGCGGCGGGCAAGGTGGTCGCGAGCAACACCTTCGTGCGGACGTCGGCGGGGTGGCGGCTCTGGCTGCACCACGGCTCGCCCGTGCTGCAGGGTGACGACGAGGACGAGGAAGAGGAAACCGCGTGA
- a CDS encoding NADH-quinone oxidoreductase subunit D — translation MTEGAPRELSVGLGAGAEAVRGADGKELATEDMILNIGPQHPSTHGVLRLRLTLDGERISSAEPIVGYMHRGAEKLFEVRDYRQIIVLANRHDWLSAFANELGVVLAVERMLGMEVPVRAVWTRTLMAELNRVLSHLMFLGSYPLELGAITPVFYAFRERETLQAVMEEISGGRMHYMFNRVGGLKEELPEGWTGRVAQAVADVRRRLPDIENLIAGNEIFLARTRGVGVLDRETIMQYGVSGPIARASGVDVDLRRDEPYLAYGELPVKVVTRSAGDCHARFEVLLEQVKVSLDLADACVERLLELPPGPINQRLPKVLKVPEGHTYAWTESPLGLNGYYLVSRGEKTPWRMKLRSASFNNVQVLREMLPGHLVSDMVAILGSMFFVVGDIDK, via the coding sequence ATGACTGAAGGCGCGCCCCGTGAGCTGAGCGTGGGGCTGGGGGCTGGAGCCGAAGCCGTGCGGGGGGCGGACGGCAAGGAGCTCGCGACCGAGGACATGATCCTCAACATCGGGCCGCAGCACCCGTCCACGCACGGTGTGCTGCGGCTGCGGCTCACGCTGGACGGCGAACGGATCAGCTCGGCCGAGCCGATCGTGGGCTACATGCACCGGGGCGCCGAGAAGCTCTTCGAGGTGCGCGACTACCGGCAGATCATCGTGCTGGCCAACCGGCACGACTGGCTGTCGGCGTTCGCCAACGAGCTGGGCGTCGTGCTCGCGGTGGAGCGGATGCTCGGCATGGAGGTGCCGGTCAGGGCCGTCTGGACCCGCACGCTGATGGCCGAGCTCAACCGGGTGCTCAGCCACCTGATGTTCCTCGGGTCCTACCCGCTGGAGCTCGGCGCGATCACCCCGGTCTTCTACGCGTTCCGGGAGCGCGAGACCCTCCAGGCCGTGATGGAGGAGATCTCCGGCGGGCGCATGCACTACATGTTCAACCGGGTCGGCGGCCTGAAGGAGGAGCTCCCCGAGGGGTGGACGGGCCGGGTCGCCCAGGCCGTGGCCGACGTGCGGCGACGGCTGCCCGACATCGAGAACCTGATCGCCGGGAACGAGATCTTCCTCGCCCGCACGCGCGGGGTGGGCGTCCTCGACCGCGAGACGATCATGCAGTACGGCGTGAGCGGCCCGATCGCCCGCGCCTCCGGCGTCGACGTCGACCTGCGCAGGGACGAGCCGTACCTCGCCTACGGGGAGCTGCCGGTGAAGGTCGTCACCCGGTCCGCGGGAGACTGCCACGCCCGGTTCGAGGTGCTGCTGGAACAGGTGAAGGTCTCCCTCGACCTGGCCGACGCCTGCGTGGAACGGCTCCTCGAACTACCCCCTGGGCCGATCAACCAGCGCCTGCCCAAGGTGCTGAAGGTTCCCGAGGGCCACACCTACGCCTGGACGGAGAGCCCGCTGGGCCTCAACGGCTACTACCTGGTCTCGCGCGGGGAGAAGACGCCGTGGCGGATGAAGCTCCGCTCGGCCTCCTTCAACAACGTCCAGGTGCTGCGTGAGATGCTTCCCGGCCACCTGGTCTCGGACATGGTGGCCATCCTGGGCTCGATGTTCTTCGTCGTCGGCGACATCGACAAGTAA
- the folP gene encoding dihydropteroate synthase — protein MTTWSVPGLPDAGRCLVMGVVNVTPDSFSDGGRWFDPAVAVRHGLELVEQGADIVDVGGESTRPGAARVPLEEELARVEPVIRELSREGVIVSVDTMRAEVAQMAVEAGAKLVNDVSGGLADPAMPRVVAASGVPYVVMHWRGHSHAMDRRAVYGDVVTEVREELAKRVASVLAEGVSEEQIVLDPGLGFSKNPEHNWALIAGIDRLGELGYPLLVGASRKRFLGRLLAGPDGAPRPFSRSDDATLAVTALAAQAGAWCVRVHDVRPNADAVRVAAAVQGARS, from the coding sequence ATGACTACGTGGAGTGTGCCCGGGTTGCCGGACGCGGGCCGGTGCCTCGTGATGGGCGTGGTCAACGTGACTCCCGACTCCTTCTCCGACGGCGGCCGGTGGTTCGACCCGGCGGTGGCCGTGCGTCACGGCCTGGAGCTGGTCGAGCAGGGCGCCGACATCGTCGACGTGGGTGGCGAGTCCACCAGGCCCGGCGCCGCGCGGGTGCCGCTGGAGGAGGAGCTGGCCAGGGTCGAGCCGGTCATCCGGGAGCTGAGCCGCGAGGGCGTCATCGTCAGCGTCGACACCATGCGGGCCGAGGTCGCCCAGATGGCCGTGGAGGCCGGGGCGAAACTGGTCAACGACGTCAGCGGAGGGCTGGCCGACCCGGCGATGCCGAGGGTCGTGGCCGCCTCCGGGGTGCCGTACGTGGTGATGCACTGGCGGGGGCACAGTCACGCCATGGACCGCAGGGCCGTGTACGGCGACGTGGTGACCGAGGTGCGCGAGGAGCTCGCCAAGCGGGTCGCCTCCGTGCTGGCCGAGGGGGTGTCGGAGGAGCAGATCGTGCTCGACCCGGGGCTGGGCTTCTCCAAGAACCCCGAACACAACTGGGCTCTGATCGCGGGTATCGACCGGCTCGGAGAGCTGGGCTACCCGCTGCTCGTCGGGGCCTCGCGGAAACGCTTCCTGGGTCGCCTCCTGGCCGGCCCGGACGGCGCGCCGCGCCCTTTCAGTCGTAGTGACGATGCCACGCTCGCCGTGACGGCGCTCGCCGCGCAGGCGGGGGCCTGGTGTGTGCGCGTGCACGACGTCCGCCCGAACGCGGACGCCGTCCGTGTGGCTGCCGCAGTTCAGGGAGCGAGATCATGA
- a CDS encoding DUF3180 domain-containing protein → MKPTRPGVLIGLLVVAGILTWAMLKPLYSSLPTVPWTAIPTVLLLAIGEFYSGWMTKARIERRPDTKPVEPLAVARLAALAKASAYGGAVFGGIFAGFTLYTAELLEQEVPRRDFFITGGSLMVCVLLICSALYLEHCCKVPKDSADDDR, encoded by the coding sequence GTGAAGCCAACCCGTCCCGGTGTTCTCATCGGGCTCCTCGTCGTGGCCGGGATCCTCACCTGGGCGATGCTCAAGCCGCTCTACTCGTCCCTGCCGACCGTGCCGTGGACGGCGATCCCGACGGTGCTGCTGCTGGCGATCGGCGAGTTCTACAGCGGCTGGATGACGAAGGCCAGGATCGAGCGCAGGCCCGACACCAAGCCCGTCGAGCCCCTGGCCGTGGCCCGCCTGGCCGCCCTGGCCAAGGCCTCCGCGTACGGCGGGGCGGTCTTCGGCGGGATCTTCGCCGGGTTCACCCTCTACACGGCGGAGCTTCTGGAGCAGGAGGTCCCCCGCCGCGACTTCTTCATCACCGGCGGGTCGTTGATGGTGTGCGTGCTGCTGATCTGCTCGGCCCTGTACCTGGAGCACTGCTGCAAGGTGCCCAAGGACTCCGCGGACGACGATCGCTGA
- the folE gene encoding GTP cyclohydrolase I FolE: MAGAKPLQVDTVRLENAVREILIAIGEDPDRDGLQATPARVARAYAEQFAGLGQTPEEVLTTVFDVDHDEMVLVRDIEVYSTCEHHLVPFHGVAHVGYIPNAKGQVTGLSKLARLVDVYARRPQVQERMTSQIADALMNVLEPRGVIVVIECEHLCMTMRGVRKPGAKTITSAVRGDFRNSDRTRAEAMALIIR, from the coding sequence GTGGCGGGTGCCAAGCCGCTCCAGGTCGACACGGTCCGGCTGGAGAACGCCGTCCGCGAGATCCTCATCGCCATCGGTGAGGATCCCGACCGCGACGGCCTCCAGGCCACCCCGGCCAGGGTCGCCCGAGCCTACGCGGAGCAGTTCGCCGGGCTGGGGCAGACCCCGGAGGAGGTCCTGACCACGGTCTTCGACGTGGACCACGACGAGATGGTGCTCGTCCGCGACATCGAGGTCTACTCGACCTGCGAGCACCACCTCGTGCCGTTCCACGGCGTCGCCCACGTCGGCTACATCCCGAACGCGAAGGGGCAGGTCACCGGCCTGTCCAAGCTCGCCCGCCTCGTCGACGTGTACGCCAGGCGTCCCCAGGTGCAGGAGAGGATGACCTCCCAGATCGCCGACGCGCTCATGAACGTGCTGGAGCCGCGGGGGGTCATCGTCGTGATCGAGTGCGAGCACCTCTGCATGACCATGCGGGGCGTCCGCAAGCCCGGTGCCAAGACGATCACCTCGGCCGTGCGCGGAGACTTCCGCAACAGTGACAGGACCCGCGCCGAGGCGATGGCCCTCATCATCCGCTGA
- a CDS encoding acyltransferase family protein — protein sequence MIEPGGDQERATPSALPTPPSPETSGPPAEADSVPSEAPPVASGAQRDRYVDWLRAFSLIVVVVWHWAFTILQWGPGGPSPTSPLGFTSGLWILTWLLQVLPLFFYVGGYVHLLSWNRARERGVGIGTFVSRRIRSLAIPALALAGTWIVFGVIVTRAFGVDWMDRVVLLVISPLWFIGVYLVLIALLPISLWLHRHYDVLALIWLAGAALVVDVLRLRYGYEAAGWLNMIIVWGLAHQAGFFYDRVVALPRRFDVAILWTGLFALFGLVYSGIYPGSMVGVPGDKLSNMAPPTFVIVALLIFQIGLVEVLRPSMERLLARPRWQRVNETVNRFALPLFLFHTTGMAIWVALTWWLAGGGPGERVRPDLFWWLERPLAVAGALVCTLPVIMLFGRQWTVRRRR from the coding sequence ATGATCGAACCCGGTGGAGACCAGGAGAGGGCGACCCCCTCGGCGCTCCCCACACCCCCCTCCCCGGAAACCTCCGGGCCCCCCGCCGAAGCGGATTCCGTGCCGTCCGAGGCTCCTCCGGTCGCGAGCGGGGCACAGCGGGACCGGTACGTCGACTGGCTGCGCGCGTTCAGCCTGATCGTCGTGGTCGTCTGGCACTGGGCGTTCACGATCCTGCAGTGGGGGCCGGGCGGCCCCTCGCCGACGAGCCCGCTGGGCTTCACCTCGGGACTGTGGATCCTGACGTGGCTGCTGCAGGTGCTGCCGCTCTTCTTCTACGTGGGCGGGTACGTCCACCTGCTGTCGTGGAACCGGGCCCGCGAGCGCGGGGTCGGCATCGGCACCTTCGTGTCGCGGCGCATCCGGAGCCTCGCGATCCCCGCGCTGGCGCTGGCCGGGACCTGGATCGTGTTCGGCGTGATCGTGACACGGGCGTTCGGGGTCGACTGGATGGACCGCGTGGTCCTGCTCGTCATCAGCCCGCTCTGGTTCATCGGCGTCTACCTCGTGCTGATCGCCCTGCTGCCGATCTCGCTCTGGCTGCACCGGCACTACGACGTGCTGGCCCTGATCTGGCTGGCGGGGGCGGCGCTCGTCGTCGACGTGCTGCGGCTGCGCTACGGGTACGAGGCCGCGGGCTGGCTCAACATGATCATCGTCTGGGGACTGGCCCACCAGGCCGGATTCTTCTACGACCGGGTGGTGGCGCTTCCCCGCCGCTTCGACGTCGCCATCCTGTGGACCGGGCTGTTCGCCCTCTTCGGCCTGGTCTACTCGGGCATCTACCCGGGCTCGATGGTGGGCGTTCCCGGCGACAAGCTGTCCAACATGGCGCCGCCCACCTTCGTCATCGTGGCGCTGCTGATCTTCCAGATCGGCCTGGTGGAGGTGCTGAGGCCGTCCATGGAACGCCTGCTCGCACGCCCCAGGTGGCAGCGCGTGAACGAGACGGTGAACCGGTTCGCGCTCCCGCTGTTCCTGTTCCACACGACCGGCATGGCGATCTGGGTGGCGCTGACCTGGTGGCTGGCGGGCGGCGGGCCCGGCGAGAGGGTGCGGCCTGACCTGTTCTGGTGGCTGGAGCGCCCCCTGGCCGTCGCCGGGGCGCTGGTCTGCACGCTCCCGGTCATCATGCTCTTCGGACGCCAGTGGACGGTGAGGCGGCGACGCTAG